From the Capnocytophaga sp. oral taxon 878 genome, the window GTACCAAATCCACCTCTTCTTTAGGTAGCCATTTTAATCTACGAATATCTTTTGCTACTATTTCTTTTGGATTTTTATGCCATTCTAGCTCCCCTATTTCTATTTTATTGAATATTTGATTTAGCTCTATTGCTATTTCTCTTTTACATACAATATACCCACCATATAAAAAATCAGGAATAACATTCCCTTTAGAATGGTAATCATTCCAAGTCACTTTTATATATTCTCCTTTTTCATAAGGTTGTCCCATTTGAGCGTGAATACTAGCATAAATAGGATTATTTCCACCTCTTATTTTATATATTTTCATTGTTTCTATATTGTACCGTTTGATAAGGCATTGAAGTTTTAGTAATACATCTAATTGATTATCGTAAATTTGTAATAGAGCTACAAGCTCTTGGAATGATAGGGCACGAGCTGCAAGCTCGCGCCAGCGGGGGATGTTAGAATACAGCTTACTCTTGTTAGATAAAAAAGAGCTTGAATATCAGACTATTGGAGGAATATTCAAAGATATACAGAAAGATACTCAGACGCCTACCTTAGATGAATGTATATTACTTATTATCAAAGAATTAGTTCTTGATTTAGCAGAGATTCTTGAGATACCTTTTGAAGAACTAATAACAAAAATAATATCTGAAAATAAGCAACTTATGAAATGGATTAATTTGAATCCCTTATCTGAAGCAGCTTAGAACAACTTGCGAAACTTAAATTACTACTATGATTTTTTGCTCTTTAAGCAATATGATTAGTTTGTTGTATTGTCTTTTTTGTACTTCCACAATATTTTTATAGACTCTATTTCATTATTATACTTCATAACATCAATAAAATAAAAACCTTTTCTAAAACTAATCTCAAAGTCTATACTTCCCAATAAATACTGCACATTTTCAAAAAAAATGTGCATTAACTCATTTGTTTTTATATTTCTTATGATTATTTCTTCTGAATATACACAAGAAAGTCCATCTATTATCATTTTTTCCATTTCCTCTTTAAAGTCTCCTGTAAAATATATCTCTCGAATAGGAATAGGAATTGTTTCTAATGTATAAGTTTTTGACTTATCGTAAATAACATCTCCTTTAAGCTCTTTGTTAAATAAAATAGTCTTTCCTTCTTCTACAATCTTAAAAGTAATTGAACCATCACAATTTTGTGAATAACAATAATAGTTTAGTATGAATAATGATAAATATTTTATTTTGTGAAACATCTTTCTAACATTTTTTTTATTTCTTCAATAATTTCTTCTCTGTCAAATAATCTAATAGTTATTTTTAATAAATCTGGAATATATGCATCCTCTTTTGGATTAGCTATATGAATGTGTCCCGCCCCACGCTGGCGCGAGCGTGTCGCTCGTGTCTCTATTGCCCCTAATTCATTGCCTAATTAGTAACAGAGCTTGAAGCTCTCTACTTTCTTAGCACAAACTTGAAGCGAGTATGTAACTCGCGCCAGCGAGGGTTTTTGCTCCACAAAAGTAGGTATTTATTCACTAATAACCAAATTTTTCACTTTTCCCTCTTACCTCTTACCTAAAAAACAGCTTCCTCTCCCTCACCAATATATACCCCATTAGTATGGCAAACAGCCCACTCTGTATCACCTTGCTATCAGGGTGCGTAGCAAAGATTTCGTTAGAAACATTCGCTACCAAATGAAACAATATCGCCACCAGCACATTCCGCCCCGATTTGTAATACAACCAGTTAATGATAAACACAAAAGCAAACAAACTCACAAAAAAGTTAGCCGTATAAATCCACCCTTCCGCTTGTATATTGCTCTGGTAATAATCTTTTACGAAGAATAAAGGCAAATGCCACAACCCCCAATACACCGTAAAAATAACCGATGAGGCAAACAAACTCCACCTACTGCGCAACGCATCAATACCATAAGTATGCCAAGCCAACTCCTCAAATACAGGCGCCAAGCAAAGCACAACCCACGCATTCAAAGGCTCCGAACTAAAACTCGGATCCCCCGAAATGTAAAACTGGTCAAGACTATGCCCCAAATCCAGCGAAAGCAACTGTGCCATCACAATCGAAATAGGCGGAAATAAGAGCGTAATCCAGAAATAGCGGTTGTAGAGTAGATTCCTCCCTATAAAACGCCCTTTAAGGTCTGCCCATAAGGCTCTATCACGTGCAAAAAGGCATCCCGCCACTACCATCGGCACCACCAAGCCCGCCAATTCAAATAAACCTGTCCAAAAAGCATTAGGCGCTTTTGGCTGGTGACTCCAATAAGCCACCACAAACCACAATACCCAAGGAATCACCAAGGATAAACCAAAAAACAAAAAAGGATGATTATATTTTTTCATTTTATTTAAGAGTTAAACTCAATTTATGAGAAAGCCCCGTCCCCCAAAGGCAACAATCTGCAAAAATGAGCATTTTTAAAATAAAGATAATGTTTAGCCTCGCACAATAATCGCCTTCACAGCTTTCCCCCCCTCTCCAAGGGAGAGGGGGAACGGGGGTGAGGACTTTTCGCACTAAAATTCTATTTTATAACTGATATTAGGAATCACCAAAGTAGCCTTGCTAAGCTCTATCTGCCCCGTTTGGTAATTGTAATTATGGTCAATGTAGATAGGAGCGCCAAGTACATTCTTCATCTGTAAGGATAGCACACTGCTGCTCTTTCTGTGGTTAATGCGGTAATTTACCGTAATGTCTGCGTAGGTAAGGGTACCCATTTGTTCGCTATAAGCCCTACTCTCATCAAATATCACACGTTTTTGGGCTACCGATTGGCTTTCCAAAATAGGGCTGTAACGCTCCCCTCCCGTTACAGTTACCTTTGCATTTACATCCAGCACCTTGCGGTTATTAGCAAAATAGAACTCTTTACCCCAAAGGGCATTCAGTACAAAACCTTTGTTATAGCGCGTATTGCGCCATACATTATCCCCCGCCTTATATTCCGAACTAAATACCGAACCAGTAATCAGGTAGTAATAATTATCGCCCAAAAAGCGCTCCAAAGTAACATCAACACCATAGTTCCTACCCTTAGTGTTACTCACCAGCTTTTTGTTCAGAAACAAGGCACGTCGCAAGTTTATAAGCGAATAGCTGGTGCCTTCTTCTCCTGCTATATCCCAAAGGTATTGGTAATACCCCTCAGCCTTTAAGCGTAGCTTGTCGCTAAGCAGCCAGTCATACCCCAACACAAAATGATGCGCTTTTCCAAGTTTTAAATCCTTATTCACTGCCACACCTCCTACTTCTATCATATACACATTCAAATCTTCGGGTTGAGAGTGTTTGCCATAGCCAAAACTCAAACTGTGTTTATCGGAAAGTTTCCAAGCCAATCCTGCTCTGCTTTCAACAGAGAGTTCTTTATTCAAACCAAAGTAGTGAGTGCGCAACCCTACGTTAGCCAAAAGGGCAGGCGATAACTGGTATTTCAGTTGGGCATAGCCTTCGGTAAGATGTGTATTGCCAGCCGAATTAGCAATACGCGCATAAGTCGAAGGCACATAATCCTGTGCAGCACTTAGGTTATACTTATAAAAAAGCTGTTTGCTGGTAACTCCCACCTTCAAAGTAGCCAAACGAGAAAATTTATGAGTTACTGAGGTCGCCAAAGTAAGCGTACCGTTTTGCTTTTTTAGCCTACTATCAGGGCTGAATCTAGAAGCATCATCCCAAAGGTAATCCGTACTAATACGGTTGTCACTCCCCGATAGTGCAATATCCGATACTACCCAGCTACCTTCACCAGCATTCACTTGGTGGCGCAATCCCACAGTACCCACATAAGTATCCCAGTTGTTGTCCACACGGTCTATATCAGTCTTCCAGTCAGCAGGATTGCCTAAGGCTTCTTT encodes:
- a CDS encoding CPBP family intramembrane glutamic endopeptidase, translating into MKKYNHPFLFFGLSLVIPWVLWFVVAYWSHQPKAPNAFWTGLFELAGLVVPMVVAGCLFARDRALWADLKGRFIGRNLLYNRYFWITLLFPPISIVMAQLLSLDLGHSLDQFYISGDPSFSSEPLNAWVVLCLAPVFEELAWHTYGIDALRSRWSLFASSVIFTVYWGLWHLPLFFVKDYYQSNIQAEGWIYTANFFVSLFAFVFIINWLYYKSGRNVLVAILFHLVANVSNEIFATHPDSKVIQSGLFAILMGYILVRERKLFFR
- a CDS encoding TonB-dependent receptor, yielding MKTFLYVFLFFALPLMAEGQDFKQTLRGAIYDQSTHEPLMGAAVVVQNTTPAIGAITDENGHFTLQNLPLGRVTLEISYIGYESRIIPEVMITSGKEVVLSIALKEAATELEGVEIVASRRKEKVLNTMATVSARAFSVEETQRYAGGLSDPARLASAFAGVTTGNLQDNSIIVRGNAPQGVQWRLEGVEIPSPQHFSGGNVIGGGLVTLFSNQVIANSDFLTGAFPAEYGNAMAAVFDVKMRTGNTSRYEHTAQVGVLGVDFASEGPISRSKGSSYLFNYRYSTLGLLSDLKINKTGQRIKYQDLSFKLNFPTEKAGTFALWGIGGIDNTHKEALGNPADWKTDIDRVDNNWDTYVGTVGLRHQVNAGEGSWVVSDIALSGSDNRISTDYLWDDASRFSPDSRLKKQNGTLTLATSVTHKFSRLATLKVGVTSKQLFYKYNLSAAQDYVPSTYARIANSAGNTHLTEGYAQLKYQLSPALLANVGLRTHYFGLNKELSVESRAGLAWKLSDKHSLSFGYGKHSQPEDLNVYMIEVGGVAVNKDLKLGKAHHFVLGYDWLLSDKLRLKAEGYYQYLWDIAGEEGTSYSLINLRRALFLNKKLVSNTKGRNYGVDVTLERFLGDNYYYLITGSVFSSEYKAGDNVWRNTRYNKGFVLNALWGKEFYFANNRKVLDVNAKVTVTGGERYSPILESQSVAQKRVIFDESRAYSEQMGTLTYADITVNYRINHRKSSSVLSLQMKNVLGAPIYIDHNYNYQTGQIELSKATLVIPNISYKIEF